One Thauera sp. K11 DNA window includes the following coding sequences:
- a CDS encoding RHS repeat-associated core domain-containing protein: MKRTTLPTVSGQSQGRAIEIAQYDGAGRPTKLNAIAADGTIRDSYRFYDELGRLTRAVGPQVSASDTSRPVTCLVYTALGDVSEIWAGSTTDTASVTCNLADSNLKQQQSATWDDWGRKLTQTDPLGKVWKWTWNSHGELLTSQTPTQVVAGQTTTYAYGTKGASGETQGHLKTRTVPGAQTVTYTRNALGQVTKAETKDGSGAPVVAYDYGFDAAHRLATVTDSRGNKTLSYTWTPGGRLARVTDSDGHSTSFAYDAVGRLASLIAPNNETVSFVWDAGGRLVEKRLSSGLRTTQNWFEDGSLKDRKNLFGAATLSSHAYTLDAQGRRATHAENVGGTSKSWTYAYDYLDRLTSASDGTAETYGYDIYGNRRSKTKSGSTTAYLYDLAHQLSEIRSGSDTGALIGGAIHDADGHLTKLCEGTSATKSASDCTSSGTGATTLQLAWNAMDHLLTATRIGANAVTESYAYDDSGRRIRKTSGGATTYYLYDGDDIHAEWSGTLAGMPGAVYAHGAGTDEPILRLTGSTNSPAATQAAYLQDGLGSVIGTASATGTLTASQRFDAWGNKTAGSGTVPAYGYTGREPDATGLTFYRARYQHPGQGRFISRDPAGMVDAISPYAYVANSPTNFVDPTGQFLDIALDAGFIVYDIAVLGHDLIANGGKNWAVHTGALAADVAGAVIPFVTGAGQAYRAGNKLVDVARQADNAVPAGGSAATRGTKVHGEFDTALKNGAGGKNVSGEQPYVKGEWLQDKYRPKGSSNPDAVVGNPANPAAVFDLKTGKSGISNSQMTKYERNLPEGTPVYTVTPNGHNAPRPQSLSGMGAGLNTGYLGGQLVFGSDPVPYQGGVVGNEAIDPRLYK, translated from the coding sequence TTGAAGCGCACCACGCTGCCCACCGTCTCGGGGCAAAGTCAGGGCCGGGCCATCGAGATCGCCCAGTACGACGGGGCTGGGCGTCCCACTAAACTCAACGCCATCGCCGCCGACGGCACTATCCGCGACAGCTACCGCTTCTACGATGAGCTCGGGCGCCTCACCCGCGCCGTCGGCCCGCAGGTTTCCGCCAGCGACACCAGCCGGCCAGTGACCTGCCTCGTCTACACGGCGCTCGGCGACGTGAGTGAAATCTGGGCCGGCAGCACCACCGACACGGCCAGCGTCACCTGCAATCTCGCCGACTCCAACCTCAAGCAACAGCAAAGCGCCACCTGGGACGACTGGGGCAGGAAGCTCACCCAGACCGACCCCCTGGGCAAGGTTTGGAAATGGACCTGGAACAGCCATGGCGAACTGCTGACCAGCCAGACCCCGACCCAGGTGGTGGCCGGGCAGACCACCACCTACGCCTACGGCACCAAGGGCGCCAGCGGCGAAACCCAGGGCCACCTGAAAACCCGCACTGTCCCCGGCGCCCAGACCGTCACCTACACCCGCAACGCCCTGGGTCAGGTGACCAAGGCCGAAACCAAGGACGGCAGCGGCGCCCCGGTGGTCGCCTACGACTACGGCTTCGACGCCGCCCACCGCCTCGCCACCGTCACCGACTCCCGAGGGAACAAGACCCTCAGCTACACCTGGACCCCCGGCGGCCGACTGGCCCGGGTCACCGACAGCGACGGCCACAGCACGAGCTTCGCCTACGACGCCGTCGGAAGGCTCGCCAGCCTCATCGCGCCCAATAATGAAACCGTCAGCTTCGTCTGGGACGCGGGCGGGCGGCTCGTCGAGAAGCGCCTCAGTTCCGGCTTGCGGACCACCCAGAACTGGTTCGAGGACGGCAGCCTGAAGGACCGGAAGAACCTCTTCGGCGCCGCCACCCTCAGCAGCCATGCCTACACCCTGGACGCTCAGGGCCGACGCGCCACCCACGCTGAAAACGTTGGCGGCACCAGCAAGAGCTGGACCTACGCTTATGACTATCTCGATCGGCTGACCAGCGCCAGCGACGGCACAGCGGAAACCTATGGTTACGACATCTACGGCAACCGGCGAAGCAAGACCAAGAGTGGCAGCACCACCGCCTATCTCTACGACCTGGCGCACCAACTCAGCGAAATCCGCAGCGGCAGCGACACCGGCGCGCTGATCGGCGGCGCCATCCACGATGCCGACGGGCATCTGACCAAGCTCTGCGAAGGCACCAGCGCCACCAAGAGCGCCAGCGACTGCACCAGCAGCGGCACCGGCGCCACGACGCTCCAGCTCGCCTGGAACGCCATGGACCACCTCTTGACCGCCACCCGCATCGGCGCTAATGCCGTGACGGAAAGCTACGCGTACGACGACAGCGGCCGGCGGATCAGGAAGACCAGCGGCGGCGCCACCACTTACTATCTCTATGACGGCGACGACATCCATGCCGAGTGGTCGGGCACGCTGGCCGGCATGCCGGGTGCGGTCTATGCCCACGGGGCGGGGACGGACGAACCGATCCTACGGCTGACCGGCAGCACGAACAGCCCGGCGGCGACCCAGGCGGCCTATCTGCAGGATGGGCTGGGGAGCGTGATTGGCACGGCCAGCGCCACCGGCACGCTGACCGCCAGCCAGCGCTTCGATGCCTGGGGGAACAAGACGGCCGGCAGCGGCACCGTGCCCGCCTACGGCTACACCGGGCGCGAGCCGGATGCGACGGGGCTTACCTTCTACCGGGCGCGCTACCAGCATCCCGGCCAGGGGCGCTTCATCTCCCGCGATCCGGCGGGGATGGTCGATGCTATCAGCCCGTATGCATATGTCGCGAACTCGCCGACAAACTTCGTGGATCCGACCGGCCAGTTTCTCGATATTGCGCTGGACGCGGGATTCATTGTGTATGACATTGCGGTGCTTGGGCACGATCTGATCGCCAACGGTGGCAAGAACTGGGCGGTGCACACCGGCGCCTTGGCAGCCGACGTGGCCGGAGCCGTCATCCCGTTTGTCACCGGTGCGGGGCAAGCCTACCGGGCAGGGAACAAACTGGTCGATGTGGCCCGGCAGGCCGATAATGCGGTTCCGGCCGGCGGTTCGGCCGCAACCAGGGGGACGAAGGTGCATGGGGAGTTTGATACGGCTCTGAAGAATGGGGCTGGCGGAAAGAATGTCTCAGGCGAGCAACCATATGTAAAAGGTGAATGGCTTCAGGACAAATACCGTCCAAAAGGCAGTTCCAATCCCGATGCAGTTGTTGGCAATCCGGCGAATCCCGCTGCTGTCTTTGATCTCAAGACAGGCAAGTCCGGCATCTCGAACTCGCAGATGACGAAGTACGAACGCAACCTGCCGGAAGGCACGCCGGTCTATACGGTGACACCCAACGGCCACAATGCCCCGCGACCCCAGAGCTTGTCCGGGATGGGGGCAGGCCTGAACACGGGTTATCTGGGAGGGCAATTGGTCTTCGGCAGCGATCCTGTCCCGTATCAGGGAGGAGTCGTAGGCAATGAGGCGATCGATCCGCGCCTGTACAAGTAA
- a CDS encoding Tn3 family transposase, translating to MAQSWTDIELQEQWTLTADELALLPGMTDKGRLAFAVQFKFMENHGRFPEHYREIDPIALAWIAMQLGASTDGFAEFELDGRQGRRQRRSIRAILGYRPSTGPDLRRLAEWLASDVLPFDPQARHGRDLALEWCNAQHLEPPALDHLDRVIRSTLHAYTTRLQEMIHGRLSVASRIAIDQLLAGDDPGDDNVPEPTTAAPSFVHLKADLGKPGRDNLLAGIARRQAIDAIGLAADVFQGVPGKFIDQFRQRCATESIRELRRHPAPIRYSLVAMFCWRRRQQLTDALVDMLLQLIHNIGTRAEKKIDKQQFAAFKKVRGKARLLFKLAEATADEPDGVIKEVVYPVVSQKTLQELVAEFGALGLDVERQVQETMRSSYSHGYRSALMPVLDVLAFRSNNTVHRPVIDALAVLQAHRDSRRQYYEADEVPLEGVVPKKWHHIIVERAKDGTERVNRIDYEVCVLRALRKRLRTKEIWVEGADRYRDPEADLPADFDAKRDTYYDLLKAPKDPEVFIDQVQAAMHRWLKTFHDGLAKNPKVRLRKQGKNTIHLTPFDPLVEPPNTAALKREIGRRWSDVELIDIVKEVDLRVNFSASFRTAASREALDPAVLQRRLLLCLFGIGTNVGLKRVASQQPSVTFDELRYVKRRYFNKEALRAAVADIVNGTFRIRQPAIWGDATTACASDSKQFGAYDQNLMTEWHARYGGRGVMIYWHVDENSTCIYSQLKRCSSSEVAAMMEGVLRHCTTMEIEQQYVDSHGQSEVAFAFSYILGFDLLPRLKTIARQKLYLPAAADAERYAQLEPVLTRAIKWDLIRQQYDEIIKYTTALRLGTAEPEAILRRFTRNNVQHPTYQALAELGKAIKTVFLCRYLHDEGLRHEIHEGLNVVENWNSANDFIFYGEKGEMATNRVEDQELAVLSLHLLQACLVYVNTLFIQEVLADPGWRDRMTAEDWRALSPLIYHHVNPYGRIELDMSRRLPLAA from the coding sequence ATGGCGCAATCGTGGACCGACATCGAGTTGCAGGAGCAATGGACGCTGACCGCCGACGAGTTGGCGCTGCTACCCGGAATGACGGACAAGGGTCGCTTGGCCTTCGCGGTGCAGTTCAAGTTCATGGAAAACCACGGTCGCTTTCCCGAGCACTACCGCGAAATCGATCCCATTGCACTGGCGTGGATCGCCATGCAACTCGGCGCCTCCACGGACGGCTTCGCTGAATTTGAGCTCGACGGTCGCCAGGGACGGCGGCAGCGCCGAAGCATCCGCGCCATCTTGGGATACCGCCCGAGCACCGGCCCCGATCTTCGGCGCTTGGCCGAGTGGCTGGCCAGCGACGTCCTCCCCTTCGACCCCCAGGCCCGCCACGGCCGCGACCTCGCCCTGGAGTGGTGCAACGCGCAACACCTGGAACCGCCGGCGCTCGACCACTTGGATCGTGTCATCCGTTCCACGCTGCACGCCTACACGACCCGTCTTCAGGAAATGATCCACGGCCGCCTCTCGGTGGCCAGCCGCATCGCCATCGACCAGTTGCTGGCGGGCGACGACCCCGGCGATGACAACGTACCGGAACCGACGACCGCCGCCCCGAGCTTCGTCCATCTCAAGGCTGACCTCGGCAAACCCGGTCGCGACAATCTCCTCGCCGGCATCGCCCGGCGCCAAGCTATCGATGCCATCGGCCTTGCAGCCGACGTGTTCCAGGGCGTGCCCGGCAAGTTCATCGACCAGTTCCGGCAGCGCTGCGCCACCGAATCGATCCGCGAACTGCGTCGCCACCCGGCGCCGATCCGTTACAGCCTGGTGGCCATGTTCTGCTGGCGCCGGCGGCAACAGCTGACCGACGCCCTGGTCGACATGCTGCTGCAACTCATCCACAACATCGGCACCCGCGCCGAAAAGAAAATCGACAAGCAACAGTTCGCCGCCTTCAAGAAAGTGCGCGGCAAGGCCCGGCTGCTGTTCAAGCTGGCTGAAGCGACGGCCGACGAGCCGGACGGGGTGATCAAGGAAGTGGTCTACCCCGTGGTCAGCCAGAAGACGCTCCAGGAGTTGGTAGCCGAGTTCGGCGCCCTCGGGCTCGATGTCGAGCGCCAGGTTCAGGAGACGATGCGCTCCTCCTACAGCCACGGCTATCGCAGCGCCCTGATGCCGGTCCTGGACGTGCTGGCCTTCCGTTCCAACAATACGGTGCATCGCCCGGTGATCGACGCCCTTGCCGTGCTGCAGGCCCATCGCGACAGCCGGCGGCAATACTACGAGGCCGACGAGGTGCCGCTCGAAGGCGTCGTGCCGAAGAAATGGCACCACATTATCGTCGAACGGGCCAAGGACGGGACCGAGCGGGTCAATCGCATCGACTACGAAGTCTGTGTGCTGCGGGCCCTGCGTAAACGGCTGCGCACCAAGGAGATCTGGGTCGAAGGTGCCGATCGCTACCGCGACCCTGAAGCGGATCTGCCCGCCGACTTCGACGCCAAGCGTGACACCTACTACGACCTGCTCAAAGCACCCAAGGATCCCGAAGTGTTCATCGACCAGGTGCAAGCCGCCATGCACCGGTGGCTCAAGACCTTCCACGACGGCCTGGCGAAGAATCCCAAGGTGCGGCTCCGGAAGCAAGGCAAGAACACCATCCATCTCACCCCCTTCGATCCCCTGGTGGAGCCGCCCAACACGGCCGCGTTGAAGCGCGAGATCGGCCGGCGTTGGTCCGACGTGGAACTGATCGACATCGTCAAGGAAGTCGACCTGCGCGTGAACTTCAGTGCGTCCTTCCGCACGGCGGCCAGCCGCGAGGCGCTGGACCCAGCCGTATTGCAACGCCGCTTGCTGCTCTGCCTGTTCGGCATCGGCACCAACGTCGGCTTGAAGCGGGTGGCCAGCCAGCAGCCCAGCGTCACCTTCGACGAACTGCGCTACGTGAAGCGCCGCTACTTCAACAAGGAAGCACTGCGGGCGGCAGTCGCCGACATCGTCAATGGCACCTTCCGCATCCGCCAGCCCGCCATCTGGGGCGACGCCACCACCGCCTGCGCCTCCGACTCCAAGCAGTTCGGAGCTTACGACCAGAACCTGATGACCGAATGGCACGCTCGCTACGGCGGGCGCGGCGTCATGATCTATTGGCACGTGGACGAGAACTCGACCTGTATCTACTCCCAGCTCAAGCGCTGCTCGTCCTCCGAAGTGGCGGCCATGATGGAGGGCGTGCTGCGCCACTGCACGACGATGGAGATCGAGCAGCAGTACGTGGACAGCCATGGCCAGAGCGAAGTCGCCTTCGCCTTCAGCTACATCCTGGGCTTCGACCTCCTGCCCCGCCTCAAGACCATCGCCCGGCAGAAGCTCTACCTGCCGGCGGCGGCCGACGCCGAGCGTTACGCGCAACTCGAACCGGTCCTGACGCGGGCCATCAAGTGGGACCTGATCCGTCAGCAGTACGACGAAATCATCAAGTACACCACTGCCCTACGGCTCGGGACGGCGGAGCCCGAGGCCATCCTGCGCCGCTTCACCCGCAACAACGTCCAGCATCCCACCTACCAGGCCCTGGCCGAGCTGGGCAAGGCGATCAAGACGGTGTTTCTCTGCCGCTACCTGCACGACGAAGGCCTGCGCCACGAAATCCACGAAGGCCTGAACGTGGTGGAGAACTGGAATAGCGCCAACGACTTCATCTTTTACGGCGAGAAGGGCGAGATGGCGACCAATCGCGTCGAGGACCAGGAGCTCGCCGTGCTCTCGCTGCACCTCTTGCAGGCCTGCCTGGTCTACGTGAATACGCTCTTCATCCAGGAGGTCCTCGCCGACCCCGGCTGGCGTGACCGCATGACGGCAGAAGATTGGCGGGCGCTGTCGCCCCTCATATACCACCACGTGAACCCCTACGGGCGGATCGAGCTGGACATGAGCCGGCGGCTCCCGCTGGCCGCCTGA